CCGTACAATCACTAATCGAAGTTTCAGTTGGTTTGTTTTGTCCCCACAAAACTGTCACAGGTAGAAAAATTTGAGTAAAGGCCCCTTAACTAGACTAGTTTGGTTCTGGCTTTGCTCTAAATGATCCTCACCTCCCTACATTAGTCCCAGATTAAAGTTTACAACTTAATTTGGGCATAAAGTTGATCGATCTGCTCCCTGAAGCGGCTCCGAAGCTCGTTCCTCTTGGCCTTCAGGGTGGGAGTCAGGAGGCCGTTCTGCACTGTGAACATCTCGGGGTGTAGAGCGATATCTTTCACctgcagaacaaaacaaagataaacacTGAGTTTCATATAGTGAACTAGGGATTTGTTTAATAATCAATCATATTTATTAATCAATTAAGTGTCCAAATCTGTAAACTAGTGTTTAAAATCAAATGCTTCATTGAGAATAATATCGTAATTGAGAAGAAATTCGTAAAATGAAAGTCATAATTTAACGACTAACAAAAGTCGACTTTATTGTTGTAAGTGTACAACTTTTTTCGAAAAActatattatgactttattctcataatattacggAAACAATTAATTCAGCactttatttcttgttttattacaaatttattctttattatttattaatacttCTTTTATAGCTTCCAGTCCAAATGTAGCGTGTAAGTGAACAAAGCTGAACTGAAAGAAATCACCTGTTCAAATGACTTGAGTCCTGCTTCTTTACCCAGCCTCAGGATGTCCCCCAGAATGGCGTCCTTCACCTCCTAAAGAGTTGTCGAGtcagcaaaaagaaaatgacagtcagaaaaacacagtttaagGTTGAGAAGAGTTAAAGTCAGACTGTTGATGGAAATAAATCTGACCTTTTTACTGCACAGTTCAGTGAAGGATCCTTCAAATCCCTGTTTCTTGGCCCAAACTGGTAAATATTCTGGATCAGCCACAACTATCGCCACCAGGCACGCCTTAGAAAACAGCACAGAGAAGATGATGATCAAACAGTTCAAACTATCAGACAAGATGATGTGGACACAAGCTGAATTACTCACCTGTAAACTGTCTCCATGGACAAATATCTGAGCCACTGGATCACTGCGGTTATAGACAGTTTCTATTTTCTCGGGGGCGATGTATTCTCCTTGTGCCAGCTTGAAAATGTGCTTCTTTCTGTCGATGACCTTGAGACAGCCGTTCTGCCACGAACCAAAAAGAGAAACTTGACTTCAGCTCAACTTTACCATGATAATAACAATCAGATTTTTTaagatcagtgttgttcagCTTACAGGAAGCCATTTCCCAATGTCCCCTGTGTGCAGCCATCCGTCGTCGTCGAGGGCCTCAGCTGTTTTCTCTGGGTCCTTCAGGTATCCGAGGAATACATTTGGTCCTTTGACACACACCTACAGAGGAAACAAGTAAAAAGTATGATGTCACGTTGAGTTCGGAGTGGAACAAAGGGTTTTCCTCATCCTCTGTATGCATCTCATTTCTAATGAAGCAGAGctcctcacctctccctctccgttGGCTGCCAGGTAATTCATTTCTGCCACATCCACCAGTTTGACAGCGTTGCAGGGCAGAGGAGGCCCGACGTGTCCTGCTGTCCAGTCTCCAGGCAGGGACATGGTGCAGCCTGCTGTGCATTCAGTTTGACCGTAGCCTTCATAAAACTACAAAGAAATCAACAACTTATTAGTCACATTCATGGAAACTATAAATCTGGTGATGAATATTCAAGAACTGTTTCTGTCAGGCCCCTGATAAGACGTCCAAGTGAtctcatgtgagaacacagcaggaaaatatcCAGATAATTCAGATTGAgcaagtgggcgtgttgatgccATTTTTGACGGATGAAGGAATAACaaaatctcaggatgaaaaagtggtCGATGCTGTTGTCAATGTGCTGTGATCAAAAACACGTGATAACCGCAGAACAATTTGTGTTGCGTCACTGCCTCCACCCAAACggccctcgcctgaatgtttgGATATTTTCCTAAGTTCTTGTCTAAGAAACGTTTCAGTGAGATGTGCGTGTGGTCACCTGACAGCCCAGAGCCGCTCGCAGGAACGTCAGGATGGTTGGTGACACCGGAGCCGCTCCTGTGATCATGAGTCTCACACGTCCGCCCAGACTCGCCTGCAGAGCGTGAAACAAAACCAGAAGACTGAAATGTCAAACTGAATAAATGGACTTAATGGTAAATTGACTAACAACATCAAACTTGTCTAGTTGCACATTTCACACTTTGTGCTGTCGGGGACAATAAATTTAGCTACATTTGGACTTGCTATCGTCTATTATGCATCGTATAGGATTGACAAAAACAttgtaaaagaaataaaactataaaaaggtaaacaaaGATAGAATTTAGAGAAAATTTCAAATTTATCAGTTTATGTGGCTGCTAAAAGGAGAACAAAATATTCAAAGATAAATATGTCAGATACTTTAAAAAGAAGTTTAAAACTGTCTGCAGTTTTCGGCATTTACCTGAACTTTTTTGAAGATGAGTTTGTCCCACATGCTGTCCGTTCTGACCACACCATTTTTCAtctctgcctccttcctcctgaagGCAAAGTCCAGCACCCATCTCTTCAGCGGCGTGTTGGCCTGACTGAAAACCTGTAGACACGAGAAGACAGCTTACAGAAAAGGGAGGCAGGCAAGCTCaataacaaatgaaaatcaTGAATCTTCCAACTCTTAATGTTGGTAGACTTTAACGTGTAACATCAACTAAACTACAGGAGGGATGCTGTGTCTGACCTTATCGAACATGCGGTTGAGGAGACGTGGGACGACGGGGAAGACCGTCGGCTGCAGCGTTTTCAAGTCGTCCATCAAAAGTCGAATGTCTCCTTGGAAGTAGCCGATTCGAGCCCCGTGGACGAGGACGACGCCCTGAAGAAGAAACAGCTGCTTATTCCTCCGGGTACAAGTTGAGTCAGTGTGATGTTTAAGCCACAAGAGGGCACTGTTGCTCCACTTGGAGACTACACTGCCACTGTTTGTTATTTAAACCTAAAAGTTGTTGGGCTCACTGGATATTTTAGAAAAGCTTCACAACCTTTATCAACATTCATTGTTAATGTAAATAGCTACAAATGACAATGACTTGACTTCCTTGTGTGTTGCATTtggtacattttcatttgatacaaaaaactgtaaaaaaataagcagctttataatttaaatatgaaaatataacaaacaagaaaattaaagaatgtaaataaacatttgagAGACTCAAATTTCATTTCTCAAAAAGTGCGATGCAATCGGCAGATGTTAGATCCAAAAAATCACAACATGCTCCTAAAACTTTGAATTAGAAGGGACAAAGCACTGATAATTTTAACATTTCCAGACCTCTgacttattattttttatattatatttgaatgtaaaataaacctACAGTAAAATACAGCTGTTTCCAGAAATGCTCTGAAAACAATTAAAGATCCACAGACTCGACCTAATGCTCCTGATGCTTAAATCTCTTATTATTTCATGATGACAAATGTAAAGTAAACAAGTCCACAACATACCTGTACAACCCTCTCAAACATGTGAGCTAGGGGGAGATAGGATATGTGAATGTCATGGGTGTCCAGCATGCAGTGTACCTGCGGAgcacacacaaagcaaaacCCACGCACGTGCGCTGGTCAAACACGGCGTACTGTACCTCCACCACCCTCTCAAACATGTGGgccagagggaggaaggagatgagCACATCTTTAGAGCTGGGCCTCAGTGAGGcctggaggaggtcagagacaAAATGGGACGAAGAGGACgacagaggaaaggaaaataTAGAGGGGTCAGAGAAGGTCAGTCTGAGTCAGAGAGGAGATTAGGATTGAAGAAAGGCCcattgagaaaaaacaaaacacttgtgTTGGATGAGATACAGATCTCATGAATGCGAGAGCGAGGTCTGGTCTCAGAAGTGGGAGGGGCACAATTTAGTCCATGTCAAAAAAAAAtatggaagaggaggatctaCTTTTTTCAGCCGAGTTTTGCCTgctggttgttgtttttaaatgcagagaagatgcatttatgtttacattttactcACATTACTTAAAATTCATATTCAatgtatttggttgtatttctgttctcttttattttttttcttaatcttCTCATTCACCTTTCTTTGTCGTAAGGAATTGAGAACGATGTCTTAGGAATTGTTGCCAAATTTGTATCTACGTATTTATCGGCTGATATTTACTCTCCAGTATCACCATCGGCCCCGAAACCTCCGTATCGATTGGGCTCTAGTCTTGAGGGAGAGTcacctgctgtgtttgtttacctgcgTTACTCTAAGGAAAGCTGCAGTGTTGGCGATCACATTCCCGTGAGTGAGCATTGCACCTTTTGGATTCCCTGAAAAGACATTAAAGCTGAGGATTAAACACGAcgtagaaaagcaaacatttgTAAAAGGTTGCGTTGTTGTCGAGTTGTTACCTGTGGTTCCAGATGTAAAGCAGATGAGTGCGAGGTCCTCTGGTGTGGGGGGCTGTAATCAGAGCACAGATCTGCACTTATGCATTTGAAGGCTAAGGGGCTGGTGCATGATGCAAACATTTTGTTAAGTACAAAACCTAGACAGTGTCCTATGATACAAATAATCCAAATGCTCCAAGTTGAATTTAGTGAGAATAAAGAGCCTTTTTTTGTTCCCACTCACCACTGGTTCCTGGTGGTGGTCTCTGCCCAAGGCCTGGAGAATATAAACAAATGATTAGAGTGAgttacagagtgtgtgtctgcagggagaGCTGATAACAAtcacactttaaaaacacacagcaccCGGGGGCCTAATATCAATTTAGATCTAACCAGAAAACGAGTTATTGACAGTGAGACGCGAGCGACAATAACAAGAACTTGTCGTTCTCCAGAGCATCTGCTGATGGTCGCAAAGGCTCAATAGATACACGTTTTGAGAAAGCACGGAAAAGATAATTGAGACATAAGGATGAAGTTGTTATTCTCACCTCAAAGTCTTTCAAACTCAGAACCTCGATGCCGCACTTCTTTCCACGGGCCACCAGCTCGCTGTCAAACGCCTCCATGACCACAATGGTCTTCACGGCTCCCTCGTTCCCACCGTCCAGGATCATCTGAGCCTTTTCAGGAGTATCGCAGATCACCGTGGAGATGGCAGCTGCAAAGCAAGGTGTCACCAAATTACCAACTTCATCAGCGTCCTGCATCTGAAGCAGCGCTGGTGGTGCGTGGTTTACGTGCGTGGTTTACGCGAGTGGTTTACGTGTGTGGTTGGCGCTCTCACCTGTGTCGATAACGTAGGCGATGGCCTCCGTGCCGAGTGTGTCGTACAGCGGGACGACTACCAGGGAGTATGTGTGACAGGCCAGCTCTGAAATGGTCCACTGAGGGAACAGATAAACattattaacaaacaaaaaagaaggtAGCAATGATTTTCAATTTCAGTACCAAATGAATCTAAGGCTAGAAACTTAATGGACTATTTTTACCTGGGTTTCACTACAATTACCGCCCTGTGGTTGTATGCATTTTTTCTTTCAGACTCACATGAGGACATTGTAAATCTTTattaatctttgagtccaagtccaaaatttgaagaaattcccttaaGATAGACTTGGAATATCATGCCCAAAAGACTAAAATACGTTTAGTGAGGCTACCttgaacttgacctttgtaaaacCACATCCAATCAGATTATTCTTTCGAAATCTTTCACAAAAAACGTttcgtgaccttgacctttgatcaACGTAATCTAATCAGTTCCCAAGTGAACGAATCTGAAggaattccctcaaggtgttgtTCAGATATTATGTTGACACGAATGGGAAAGAATGGACAGACAACTGAAACATGTGATGCCTCTGGCCACTAGTTTAGCTCAGATAATATTGTATGTATTTCTAATTATTTAAGTTTATGTAACTGTATCACATCATTCTTTACGTAAGAGGGCCATTAGCTCCCGGTTAGTGACCATCAATTGGACCTATTGTTGCTCTGTTAGACcgtttcagtttgttttgtgaGGCTATAAAAACGGTTAAATGAATGATGCGGTGAATGATTTTGGAGACGAATCTCTGCTCTATAGATTGAGTGACAGACGGAGAAACGGGcgtgtaaatgtaaaaatgctGTTTTACCTCAGGCCTGTTCTGGGAAAAAATGCCAATGAACTTGTCTCCTGTGTGAGAGTGTCCTCTGTGAAGGAGAGCGGAGCCGATGTACTCTGCTTTGTCTGCCACCTGTTTATAGGTCAGCCACTCGTACGGCTGGTCTGGTTTCCTCGATCCTAGACAAGGGTCGTCATCTGCGAGGGGAAACAAATCGCATATTTATCAAAATTCGTGGTAGAAAACGGTTGATCTCTTATCTCCAGTGACCTGGATTTATCCGATAGAAGCTCGGTACTCACGCGATATTCCGAGCCCCCGCTGGAACACCTCGTACATTGTGCGTGCATCGTCGTAGAAGTGTGTCATGTGTTCGCTGCTGTCGTTCAGAGCCGATCTCCTTGCAAGTTCTGTACCCTACAAAGAGAAAGTCACAACCTTAAAATCAAAACAGGGCAAACCTTCCACATAGCACATGATAACAAGATTTGTTATGGAGAACACAGATTTATTTCGCGGTAAATCTGCTTTCTAGAGAATGTGTTTTCTCTGATATTTTGAAACAAACAGGGATCATGTGCTGTTTTGGTTTGTGgctaaaaacaagaaaatcaagGAAAAAGCGGTTGCAAGACATGTACACTACATACACAGAGACCTGTGTTAGTAATGTAACTCATCTTTATGAAACTCATTCAGTTCCCAACACGGGTCATCTGTGTCATCAGTCATATGACACTGTCAGTGGAGACTGAAATCAATGCTGTTCATTTTCTCCttcatctgtttcctgtgtttgcaGAGTTCACACTACTCCAGCTCTCTATCTCCCGATCTGCATGTTTCGTTCCAGAcacaagcagctgctgctgaagctgaaaTAATAATCCACCGAAAGATATTGATTTGTCTTTTTGCTTCGTGTCCTTTTTCAAGCGAAATATCTGTGAAAACTGCTTCACATTCTCAGGCTCCAACTCGTCTGATGGCAGATCggatgtttctctttttgccttatgtaataataaatgaaataccTTCAGACTTTTAGAGGAAGTCACCTTGGATCGTGCAAGATTGTGGAACATTCCGCCCACCCACTCTCTCTCACCATGT
The sequence above is a segment of the Limanda limanda chromosome 2, fLimLim1.1, whole genome shotgun sequence genome. Coding sequences within it:
- the acsl1a gene encoding long-chain-fatty-acid--CoA ligase 1a isoform X3, producing MQGDKMMAEEEGECRSAMQAQEVLRQLRIPELDDVRQYMRGLPTNALMGMGAFAAITTYWFATRPKALTPPCDLEMQSVEMPGTELARRSALNDSSEHMTHFYDDARTMYEVFQRGLGISHDDPCLGSRKPDQPYEWLTYKQVADKAEYIGSALLHRGHSHTGDKFIGIFSQNRPEWTISELACHTYSLVVVPLYDTLGTEAIAYVIDTAAISTVICDTPEKAQMILDGGNEGAVKTIVVMEAFDSELVARGKKCGIEVLSLKDFEALGRDHHQEPVPPTPEDLALICFTSGTTGNPKGAMLTHGNVIANTAAFLRVTQASLRPSSKDVLISFLPLAHMFERVVEGVVLVHGARIGYFQGDIRLLMDDLKTLQPTVFPVVPRLLNRMFDKVFSQANTPLKRWVLDFAFRRKEAEMKNGVVRTDSMWDKLIFKKVQASLGGRVRLMITGAAPVSPTILTFLRAALGCQFYEGYGQTECTAGCTMSLPGDWTAGHVGPPLPCNAVKLVDVAEMNYLAANGEGEVCVKGPNVFLGYLKDPEKTAEALDDDGWLHTGDIGKWLPNGCLKVIDRKKHIFKLAQGEYIAPEKIETVYNRSDPVAQIFVHGDSLQACLVAIVVADPEYLPVWAKKQGFEGSFTELCSKKEVKDAILGDILRLGKEAGLKSFEQVKDIALHPEMFTVQNGLLTPTLKAKRNELRSRFREQIDQLYAQIKL
- the acsl1a gene encoding long-chain-fatty-acid--CoA ligase 1a isoform X2 — protein: MQAQEVLRQLRIPELDDVRQYMRGLPTNALMGMGAFAAITTYWFATRPKALTPPCDLEMQSVEMPGTELARRSALNDSSEHMTHFYDDARTMYEVFQRGLGISHDDPCLGSRKPDQPYEWLTYKQVADKAEYIGSALLHRGHSHTGDKFIGIFSQNRPEWTISELACHTYSLVVVPLYDTLGTEAIAYVIDTAAISTVICDTPEKAQMILDGGNEGAVKTIVVMEAFDSELVARGKKCGIEVLSLKDFEALGRDHHQEPVPPTPEDLALICFTSGTTGNPKGAMLTHGNVIANTAAFLRVTQVHCMLDTHDIHISYLPLAHMFERVVQGVVLVHGARIGYFQGDIRLLMDDLKTLQPTVFPVVPRLLNRMFDKVFSQANTPLKRWVLDFAFRRKEAEMKNGVVRTDSMWDKLIFKKVQASLGGRVRLMITGAAPVSPTILTFLRAALGCQFYEGYGQTECTAGCTMSLPGDWTAGHVGPPLPCNAVKLVDVAEMNYLAANGEGEVCVKGPNVFLGYLKDPEKTAEALDDDGWLHTGDIGKWLPNGCLKVIDRKKHIFKLAQGEYIAPEKIETVYNRSDPVAQIFVHGDSLQACLVAIVVADPEYLPVWAKKQGFEGSFTELCSKKEVKDAILGDILRLGKEAGLKSFEQVKDIALHPEMFTVQNGLLTPTLKAKRNELRSRFREQIDQLYAQIKL
- the acsl1a gene encoding long-chain-fatty-acid--CoA ligase 1a isoform X1, producing the protein MQGDKMMAEEEGECRSAMQAQEVLRQLRIPELDDVRQYMRGLPTNALMGMGAFAAITTYWFATRPKALTPPCDLEMQSVEMPGTELARRSALNDSSEHMTHFYDDARTMYEVFQRGLGISHDDPCLGSRKPDQPYEWLTYKQVADKAEYIGSALLHRGHSHTGDKFIGIFSQNRPEWTISELACHTYSLVVVPLYDTLGTEAIAYVIDTAAISTVICDTPEKAQMILDGGNEGAVKTIVVMEAFDSELVARGKKCGIEVLSLKDFEALGRDHHQEPVPPTPEDLALICFTSGTTGNPKGAMLTHGNVIANTAAFLRVTQVHCMLDTHDIHISYLPLAHMFERVVQGVVLVHGARIGYFQGDIRLLMDDLKTLQPTVFPVVPRLLNRMFDKVFSQANTPLKRWVLDFAFRRKEAEMKNGVVRTDSMWDKLIFKKVQASLGGRVRLMITGAAPVSPTILTFLRAALGCQFYEGYGQTECTAGCTMSLPGDWTAGHVGPPLPCNAVKLVDVAEMNYLAANGEGEVCVKGPNVFLGYLKDPEKTAEALDDDGWLHTGDIGKWLPNGCLKVIDRKKHIFKLAQGEYIAPEKIETVYNRSDPVAQIFVHGDSLQACLVAIVVADPEYLPVWAKKQGFEGSFTELCSKKEVKDAILGDILRLGKEAGLKSFEQVKDIALHPEMFTVQNGLLTPTLKAKRNELRSRFREQIDQLYAQIKL